From the genome of Mycoplasma anserisalpingitidis, one region includes:
- the rplR gene encoding 50S ribosomal protein L18, which produces MAKLSRNQARKVKHVRLRQHIVGSSVKPRLNVFKSHQNLYAQLIDDSKGVTLTSASTLSNKEYGGNIKAASELGSVMGQKIVKLGIKEVVFDRGGYIYHGRVKAFAEAVREKGVKF; this is translated from the coding sequence ATGGCAAAATTATCAAGAAATCAAGCGAGAAAAGTTAAACATGTTCGTTTACGTCAACACATCGTTGGTTCAAGTGTTAAACCTCGTTTAAACGTTTTCAAATCTCACCAAAACTTATATGCTCAATTAATTGATGACTCTAAAGGAGTTACTTTAACAAGTGCTTCAACATTATCAAACAAAGAATATGGTGGAAATATTAAAGCTGCTAGTGAATTAGGTTCAGTAATGGGACAAAAAATCGTGAAGTTAGGAATTAAAGAAGTTGTTTTTGATCGTGGTGGTTACATTTACCATGGTCGTGTTAAAGCGTTTGCTGAAGCTGTAAGAGAAAAAGGAGTTAAATTCTAA
- the rpsE gene encoding 30S ribosomal protein S5, producing MREKKVNDAFADFSEKVVDIARVTKVVKGGRRFSFSAFVVVGNKKGRVGYGHGKANEVPDAIKKAVKDAQNNLVEVPLYNGTIPHETNAKFLASKVILKPAPEGKGLIASGSVRAVAELAGYNNIVTKTYGSRSKTNIVKATVKALKTLRTPEKIAEIRDKDVKELL from the coding sequence TTAAGAGAAAAAAAAGTTAATGATGCTTTTGCTGATTTTTCAGAAAAAGTTGTTGACATTGCTCGTGTTACAAAAGTTGTTAAAGGTGGAAGAAGATTTAGTTTCTCAGCATTTGTTGTAGTCGGAAATAAAAAAGGTCGTGTTGGATATGGACACGGAAAAGCAAATGAAGTTCCAGATGCAATTAAAAAAGCTGTTAAAGATGCTCAAAACAACCTTGTTGAAGTTCCTTTATACAATGGAACTATTCCTCATGAAACAAATGCTAAATTCTTAGCTTCAAAAGTTATTTTAAAACCAGCACCCGAAGGTAAAGGACTTATTGCTTCAGGTTCAGTTCGTGCTGTTGCTGAATTAGCTGGATACAACAACATTGTTACAAAAACATATGGATCACGTTCAAAAACAAACATCGTTAAAGCTACTGTTAAAGCTCTTAAAACTTTAAGAACACCTGAAAAAATTGCTGAAATCAGAGATAAAGATGTAAAGGAACTATTATAA
- the rplO gene encoding 50S ribosomal protein L15 — translation MDRIKLHTLKYTEDSRPEKHRKGRGHAAGKGKQAGKGQSGQNKRKGHRLGFEGGQTPWFRRIGKRGFNNVNHVEYQVINLKDLERCYENNDEVSVETLFEKGLIKRTLPIKLLGNGELTKSLTINIHKVSESARKAVEAAGGKILE, via the coding sequence ATGGATAGAATTAAATTACATACTCTTAAATATACAGAAGACTCAAGACCAGAAAAACACCGTAAAGGTCGTGGTCACGCTGCTGGTAAAGGTAAACAAGCGGGTAAAGGGCAATCAGGACAAAATAAACGTAAAGGTCATAGATTAGGTTTCGAAGGGGGTCAAACACCATGATTCCGTCGTATTGGAAAACGTGGATTCAACAATGTAAACCATGTTGAATACCAAGTAATTAATCTTAAAGACCTTGAAAGATGCTATGAAAACAATGATGAAGTATCAGTAGAAACTTTATTTGAAAAAGGTTTAATTAAAAGAACATTGCCTATTAAATTATTAGGTAATGGTGAATTAACTAAATCATTAACAATCAACATTCACAAAGTTTCTGAATCAGCAAGAAAAGCTGTCGAAGCTGCTGGTGGAAAAATTTTAGAATAA
- the secY gene encoding preprotein translocase subunit SecY, whose translation MSFFRRKSNKLFALWNKIKSNFLSFWSTKDITKKVLFTLLLLSIYIIGTTITAPFVKINSARNINSDSFFDTLNLVGGGGLSRFSIFALGISPFINASLIMMILQSKLFPPIYKLSQSGPHGRKKINVITRAITLVIAIPQAIFLTKSLTAGGASSAFIQIVSPNGMNENVIVFFILPMILVGATLFCLFLSEEITNKGIGNGTSLIIFTGIAMRLPIQFQSAFKELSNDFLVSGSLIGLINFSFYVICYFLVILIISIVYNSERHIPIQQVGSGRSRNTKEMGKLPIKLNPGGIMPVIFAMMVISFPTMIANILPKDNYGAWWIKHNLQFTQPFGLGLLVVITFVFSLLMGIQQSKVDKIAEDFAKNSTFIPGVRPGEETQDYLIGVVFRLSLFSAFYLVILASMQHVQVILGILPAQIAFGGTGLMILVSVAIETITQLKARNKTVKLAKAKRVTKANFNSKNVNGDGLLW comes from the coding sequence ATGAGTTTTTTTAGAAGGAAGTCAAATAAACTTTTTGCATTATGGAATAAGATAAAAAGTAATTTTTTAAGTTTTTGAAGTACTAAAGATATAACCAAAAAAGTTCTATTCACCTTGCTTTTGTTAAGTATTTATATCATTGGTACAACTATAACAGCACCATTTGTTAAAATTAATTCTGCAAGAAATATTAATAGCGATTCATTTTTTGACACACTAAATTTAGTTGGTGGTGGTGGATTATCTAGATTCTCAATTTTTGCTTTAGGAATAAGTCCTTTTATTAATGCATCACTTATAATGATGATTCTACAGTCAAAATTATTCCCGCCTATTTACAAGTTAAGTCAAAGCGGACCACATGGAAGAAAGAAAATTAATGTTATTACCAGAGCAATAACTTTAGTAATTGCAATACCTCAAGCAATATTCTTAACTAAATCATTAACTGCTGGAGGAGCTTCAAGTGCATTTATTCAAATAGTTTCTCCAAACGGAATGAATGAAAATGTTATAGTTTTCTTTATACTTCCAATGATTTTGGTAGGTGCAACTTTATTCTGTTTATTCTTATCTGAAGAAATAACAAATAAAGGTATTGGTAACGGTACTAGTTTGATTATTTTCACTGGTATAGCAATGAGATTACCAATTCAATTCCAGTCAGCCTTTAAGGAATTATCAAATGATTTTTTAGTTAGTGGCTCATTAATTGGATTAATTAATTTTAGTTTCTATGTAATATGTTATTTCTTAGTAATTCTAATTATTTCTATTGTTTACAATAGTGAAAGACATATTCCTATTCAACAAGTTGGATCGGGTAGATCAAGAAATACTAAAGAAATGGGTAAATTACCAATTAAGTTGAATCCGGGTGGAATTATGCCTGTTATCTTTGCAATGATGGTTATTTCTTTCCCCACAATGATCGCTAATATCCTACCTAAAGATAATTATGGCGCTTGATGAATTAAACACAATTTACAATTCACTCAACCATTTGGTTTAGGATTATTGGTTGTTATAACATTTGTTTTCTCATTATTGATGGGAATCCAACAATCAAAAGTTGATAAAATAGCTGAAGATTTTGCTAAAAATTCAACATTCATTCCTGGTGTTAGACCTGGTGAAGAAACACAAGATTACTTAATTGGTGTTGTATTTAGATTGAGTTTGTTTAGTGCTTTCTATCTTGTTATTTTAGCAAGTATGCAACATGTACAAGTTATTTTAGGTATTTTACCTGCTCAAATTGCTTTCGGTGGAACTGGTTTAATGATTTTAGTTTCCGTAGCCATTGAAACAATAACTCAATTAAAAGCAAGAAATAAAACTGTTAAGCTTGCCAAAGCTAAAAGAGTTACTAAAGCTAACTTTAACTCTAAAAATGTAAATGGAGATGGTTTATTATGATAA
- a CDS encoding adenylate kinase family protein: MIKQNCNLIFLGAPGVGKGTVASIIANLTDLEHVSTGNIFRNEIKNKTELGLKVQEIVTTGGYVPDEITNRIVKNKIDETIKTNTKIILDGFPRTIDQAKFLETIENFDYKVVELYAPESVILERLSGRRTCSKCSTGYHVKFKPSSKGDKCENCGGDLEQRKDDQPSSIIKRLEIYNEQTNPLIDYFKNANRLIVVEAIDAPENVADSVLKKIK; the protein is encoded by the coding sequence ATGATAAAACAAAATTGTAATTTAATTTTTTTAGGAGCTCCTGGTGTTGGAAAAGGAACAGTAGCTTCAATTATCGCTAATTTAACAGATTTAGAACATGTTTCTACAGGCAATATATTTAGAAACGAAATAAAGAACAAAACTGAATTAGGATTAAAAGTTCAAGAAATTGTTACAACTGGTGGTTATGTTCCTGACGAAATAACAAACAGAATTGTTAAAAATAAAATAGATGAAACAATTAAAACAAATACAAAAATAATTCTTGATGGTTTTCCAAGAACAATTGATCAAGCAAAATTTTTAGAAACAATCGAAAACTTTGATTATAAAGTGGTTGAATTGTATGCTCCAGAATCAGTTATTTTAGAAAGATTATCTGGAAGAAGAACTTGTTCAAAGTGTTCAACTGGGTATCATGTTAAATTTAAACCAAGTTCAAAGGGTGATAAATGTGAAAATTGTGGCGGTGATTTAGAACAACGTAAAGACGATCAACCTAGTTCAATTATCAAAAGATTAGAAATTTACAATGAACAAACAAACCCATTAATTGATTATTTTAAAAATGCAAACAGATTGATTGTGGTAGAAGCTATTGACGCTCCAGAAAATGTTGCAGATAGTGTTTTGAAAAAA